The proteins below come from a single Asanoa ferruginea genomic window:
- a CDS encoding CE1759 family FMN reductase, with the protein MTERTIAVVAGGLRQPSSTRLLADKLAAATGEELTRLGVTPKIEVIELRDHAHEIVDNLLTGFPASTFAKVVETVNGADGLIAVSPIFTASYSGLFKSFVDLLPDGTLAGKPVLIGATGGTARHSLALDHAMRPLFAYTRSVVMPTGVFAAPEDWGGDEGGGRLDKRVRRAAAELAAEVARRDPATPVDPFALRTSFEELLAGE; encoded by the coding sequence ATGACCGAGCGCACCATCGCGGTGGTCGCCGGCGGGCTGCGCCAGCCTTCGTCGACGCGGCTGCTGGCCGACAAGCTGGCAGCCGCGACCGGCGAGGAGCTCACCCGGCTCGGAGTCACCCCGAAGATCGAGGTGATCGAGCTGCGTGACCACGCCCACGAGATCGTCGACAACCTGCTGACCGGCTTCCCGGCGAGCACGTTCGCCAAGGTGGTCGAGACGGTCAACGGCGCCGACGGGCTGATCGCGGTGTCGCCGATCTTCACGGCTTCCTACAGCGGGCTGTTCAAGTCCTTTGTCGACCTGTTGCCGGACGGCACGCTGGCCGGCAAGCCGGTGCTGATCGGCGCGACCGGCGGCACCGCCCGCCACTCACTCGCGCTCGACCACGCGATGCGGCCGCTGTTCGCGTACACCCGCTCGGTTGTCATGCCGACCGGTGTGTTCGCGGCGCCCGAGGACTGGGGTGGCGACGAGGGTGGCGGCCGGCTCGACAAGCGGGTGCGGCGCGCGGCCGCGGAGCTCGCCGCCGAGGTGGCCCGCCGTGACCCGGCGACACCGGTCGACCCGTTCGCGCTGCGCACGTCCTTCGAGGAGCTGCTCGCCGGCGAATGA
- a CDS encoding LLM class flavin-dependent oxidoreductase — MQFGLFSVGDVTPDPTNRTTPSEHDRIKAMIAIALKAEEVGLDVFATGEHHNPPFVPSSPTTMLGYIAARTERLLLSTATTLITTSDPVKIAEDFAMLQHVADGRVDLMLGRGNTGPVYPWFGQDIRNGIQLAIENYALLHQLWREENVDWKGRFRTPLQSFTSTPRPLDDVPPFVWHGSIRSPEIAEQAAYYGDGFFANHIFWPKEHTQRMIALYRERFAHYGHGTAEQAIVGLGGQVFMRKNSQDAVREFRPYFDEAPVYGHGPSLEEFTRETPLTVGSPQQVIDRTLGFREYVGDYQRQLFLMDHAGLPLKTVLEQLDLLGEEVVPVLRKEFAKNRPADVPDAPTHESLVAAAAAEADEVAA; from the coding sequence ATGCAGTTCGGGCTGTTCTCCGTCGGCGACGTGACGCCGGACCCCACCAACCGCACGACCCCCAGTGAGCACGACCGCATCAAGGCGATGATCGCGATCGCGCTCAAGGCCGAAGAGGTCGGGCTCGACGTCTTCGCGACCGGTGAGCACCACAACCCGCCGTTCGTGCCGTCGTCGCCCACCACCATGCTGGGCTACATCGCGGCGCGCACGGAGCGGCTGTTGCTCTCGACCGCGACCACGTTGATCACCACCAGCGACCCGGTGAAGATCGCGGAAGACTTCGCGATGCTCCAGCACGTGGCCGACGGTCGGGTCGACCTGATGCTCGGGCGGGGCAACACCGGTCCGGTCTACCCCTGGTTCGGGCAGGACATCCGCAACGGCATCCAGCTGGCGATCGAGAACTACGCGCTGCTGCATCAGCTCTGGCGCGAAGAGAATGTCGACTGGAAGGGGCGCTTCCGCACCCCGCTGCAGTCGTTCACGTCGACGCCGCGACCGCTCGACGACGTACCCCCATTTGTCTGGCATGGTTCGATCCGCAGCCCGGAGATCGCGGAGCAGGCCGCCTACTACGGTGACGGCTTCTTCGCGAACCACATCTTCTGGCCCAAGGAGCACACCCAGCGCATGATCGCGCTCTACCGCGAGCGCTTCGCCCACTATGGGCACGGCACCGCGGAGCAGGCCATCGTCGGCCTCGGCGGTCAGGTCTTCATGCGCAAGAACAGCCAGGATGCCGTACGCGAGTTCCGGCCCTACTTCGACGAAGCACCGGTGTACGGGCACGGCCCGTCGCTGGAGGAGTTCACCCGGGAGACGCCGCTGACCGTCGGCAGCCCGCAGCAGGTGATCGACCGCACGCTCGGCTTCCGCGAGTACGTCGGCGACTACCAGCGGCAGCTCTTCCTGATGGACCACGCCGGCCTGCCGCTCAAGACCGTGCTCGAGCAGCTCGACCTGCTCGGCGAGGAGGTCGTGCCGGTGCTGCGCAAGGAGTTCGCGAAGAACCGCCCGGCCGACGTGCCGGACGCGCCGACGCACGAGTCGCTGGTCGCCGCTGCCGCGGCGGAAGCCGACGAGGTCGCGGCATGA
- a CDS encoding DUF5709 domain-containing protein, with product MSQDPQFEVAEDDGVLDASDTLDDNLVADPLDVGIAPADKWSGANRFGTTEAEERAGESLEQLLAQEEPDVDPYADPADDEDEISRRGYEEDPRAGRLVEDDQGFGEDVEADSVAWDAGIDAGGASAEEAAVHVVDGPDDEGDGPLR from the coding sequence ATGAGCCAGGACCCGCAGTTCGAGGTGGCCGAAGACGACGGGGTGCTCGACGCCTCCGACACGCTCGACGACAACCTGGTCGCCGACCCGCTCGACGTGGGCATAGCCCCGGCCGACAAATGGAGCGGCGCCAACCGGTTCGGCACCACCGAGGCCGAAGAGCGCGCCGGCGAGTCGCTCGAGCAACTGCTGGCCCAGGAAGAGCCCGACGTCGACCCCTACGCCGACCCGGCCGACGACGAGGACGAGATCAGTCGCCGTGGTTACGAGGAAGACCCGCGTGCCGGCCGGCTGGTCGAAGACGACCAGGGATTCGGCGAAGACGTCGAAGCCGACTCGGTAGCGTGGGACGCCGGGATCGACGCCGGCGGTGCCAGCGCCGAGGAGGCCGCGGTGCACGTGGTCGACGGCCCCGATGACGAGGGTGACGGACCTCTCCGCTGA
- a CDS encoding GNAT family N-acetyltransferase, translating into MTDFALLTAADIPLMQGLAQRVTAARPELISAGASYGELAWVWGQGCTLHRATWPRRLWFAGTELVAWAWVFIPRQVRRNDGSVKTVTGASLSYQVHPDHLELIDELIEWYDGVAEGLERTALPTDAEEHALKRWAAHGYAADTAALDDWTQLNQRDLTELEQPLLPVGFRFRTADEAAPEAAVQAHVDAWAPSAYTVQSYAAVRQTAAYRGDLHVLVEAPDGTMAASTIMWLDEANKTVEFEPVGTHPGYRRLGLAKAMMLHGMQLARAAGAIHATVVCLGAPVHPMPRAFYLGLGFRELSRDTPLIKGEN; encoded by the coding sequence ATGACCGACTTCGCGCTCCTGACCGCCGCGGACATACCGCTCATGCAGGGTCTGGCACAGCGCGTAACCGCGGCCCGACCCGAGCTGATCAGCGCCGGCGCTTCCTACGGTGAGCTGGCCTGGGTCTGGGGCCAGGGGTGCACCCTCCACCGCGCGACCTGGCCGCGCCGGCTGTGGTTCGCCGGCACCGAGCTGGTGGCGTGGGCCTGGGTCTTTATTCCGCGTCAGGTGCGGCGCAACGACGGCTCGGTCAAGACGGTCACCGGCGCCTCGCTGAGCTATCAGGTCCATCCCGACCACCTCGAGCTGATCGACGAACTCATCGAGTGGTACGACGGCGTGGCAGAAGGCCTCGAGCGCACGGCGTTGCCGACGGACGCCGAGGAGCACGCCCTGAAGCGCTGGGCGGCGCATGGCTACGCGGCAGACACCGCGGCGCTCGACGACTGGACTCAGCTCAACCAGCGCGACCTCACCGAGCTGGAGCAGCCCCTGCTGCCGGTCGGATTCCGGTTCCGCACCGCCGACGAGGCCGCACCCGAGGCCGCCGTCCAGGCGCACGTGGACGCCTGGGCTCCCTCGGCATACACGGTTCAGAGCTACGCGGCCGTCCGGCAGACGGCGGCCTACCGCGGCGACCTGCACGTCCTGGTGGAGGCGCCGGACGGCACGATGGCGGCCTCGACGATCATGTGGCTCGACGAGGCGAATAAGACGGTCGAGTTCGAGCCGGTCGGCACGCACCCGGGCTACCGGCGGCTCGGGCTGGCGAAGGCGATGATGCTGCACGGGATGCAGCTGGCCCGGGCCGCCGGGGCCATCCATGCCACGGTCGTCTGCCTGGGCGCGCCGGTGCATCCTATGCCGCGCGCGTTCTATCTCGGCCTCGGATTCCGGGAGCTCTCGCGGGACACGCCGCTCATCAAAGGCGAGAACTAG
- a CDS encoding OmpA family protein has product MISCRWVLTLLLILAGLVAGCSQDPTDCGALESGDTVTAGTTVLLIDVTASVRGGDGPGYAAGLTDEIDAAIDRGDAVTVGSFDGSASTVRWTAERIRTKPEAKRPNNQKIELRDIRTCLTRAVSTAAAAPAATRNSDQLGALGVAAEKGTKINGNQHTVVLATDGLSTTGCLNLASGDAGDQAWMEQLITVCPDRPGWPVHLVDQRLVMVGVGQPADGQPTLETAHVAFLRTLWERICLAARATECDIRTEPVARHAGSGADGQPDAVVQFAAAPGPPPAPPHIIHNLSAEVLFATNSYVVLPDGEEELRKLAAQLTSQPGGTIEVVGHTDIRDDADFNQKLSENRAASVAAVLKRAGVTNVSSSGKGETGAFCTIDKRPDGSWNEPCLQRDRRVEVVVTAGMS; this is encoded by the coding sequence ATGATCTCTTGTCGATGGGTTCTGACGCTGCTGCTTATCCTGGCGGGCCTGGTCGCCGGCTGCTCGCAGGACCCGACCGACTGCGGTGCTCTCGAGAGCGGCGACACCGTTACCGCTGGTACGACCGTGCTGCTGATCGACGTCACCGCGTCGGTCCGCGGCGGCGATGGTCCGGGGTACGCGGCGGGCCTCACCGATGAGATCGATGCCGCCATCGACCGTGGCGACGCCGTGACGGTGGGCTCGTTCGATGGGTCCGCGTCGACGGTCCGGTGGACCGCCGAGCGCATCCGCACCAAGCCAGAGGCGAAGCGCCCCAACAACCAGAAGATCGAACTTCGCGACATACGCACCTGTCTGACGCGCGCCGTTTCCACGGCAGCCGCAGCACCTGCGGCCACCCGCAACTCTGACCAACTGGGCGCGCTCGGCGTCGCCGCGGAGAAGGGCACCAAGATCAATGGCAACCAGCACACTGTCGTGCTGGCCACCGACGGTCTCAGCACCACCGGATGCCTCAACCTGGCCTCGGGAGATGCCGGCGACCAGGCGTGGATGGAGCAACTCATCACCGTTTGCCCTGACCGTCCTGGTTGGCCGGTCCACCTCGTTGACCAGCGTCTTGTGATGGTCGGTGTCGGGCAGCCGGCGGACGGGCAGCCGACGCTGGAGACGGCGCACGTCGCGTTCCTGCGGACACTTTGGGAGCGGATTTGCTTGGCCGCCCGGGCCACCGAGTGCGATATCAGGACCGAACCGGTGGCACGTCACGCCGGCTCGGGCGCCGACGGACAGCCGGACGCTGTGGTGCAATTCGCCGCGGCTCCCGGTCCACCGCCGGCGCCACCGCACATCATCCACAACCTCTCCGCAGAGGTTCTCTTCGCGACCAACTCCTACGTCGTGCTTCCGGATGGCGAGGAGGAGCTTCGCAAACTGGCGGCGCAACTCACGTCACAGCCGGGCGGAACGATCGAGGTTGTGGGGCACACCGACATCCGCGACGACGCCGACTTCAACCAGAAGCTCTCCGAAAACCGCGCCGCGAGCGTGGCGGCCGTGCTCAAGCGGGCCGGCGTGACGAACGTGTCGAGCAGCGGGAAGGGTGAGACCGGCGCCTTCTGCACCATAGACAAGCGTCCGGACGGGAGCTGGAACGAGCCTTGCTTGCAACGTGATCGCCGGGTCGAGGTCGTGGTGACGGCAGGAATGAGCTGA
- a CDS encoding cation:dicarboxylate symporter family transporter, which yields MSIDPQPPAARRDRTGYLYLAVIVAVLAGILVGLVAPGVGESLKPLGTGFVNLIKMMISPIIFCTIVLGIGSVRQAAKVGKVGGLALGYFLIMSTVALAIGLVVGNILHPGSGLDLQGGKAPDTSGSEGTVDFLLGIIPTTLFSALTNSQVLQTLLVALLVGFAIQAMGQTGEPILRAVGFLQRLVFRVLAMVMWVAPIGAFGAIAAVVGETGWKALAGLLQIMLGFYLTCAIFVFLVLGLLLKLVTGLNIFSVLRYLGREFLLILSTSSSESALPRLIAKMEHVGVSRTVVGITVPTGYSFNLDGTAIYLTMASIFVADALNKPLAVSEQIGLLLFMIIASKGAAGVTGAGLATLAGGLQSHRPDLVDGVGLIVGIDRFMSEARALTNFAGNAVATLLVGKWSGEFDKDRADLVLRGDDPFDEATMLDDEPATEEREPVVAAQRTSEPI from the coding sequence ATGTCGATCGATCCGCAGCCGCCGGCGGCCCGGCGTGACCGCACCGGATACCTCTACCTCGCCGTCATCGTGGCCGTGCTGGCCGGCATCCTGGTCGGGCTGGTGGCCCCCGGTGTCGGCGAGTCGCTGAAACCGCTCGGCACCGGCTTCGTCAACCTCATCAAGATGATGATCAGCCCGATCATCTTCTGCACGATCGTGCTGGGCATCGGCTCGGTGCGCCAGGCCGCCAAGGTGGGCAAGGTCGGCGGCCTGGCGCTCGGCTATTTCCTGATCATGTCGACGGTGGCGCTGGCGATCGGCCTGGTGGTCGGCAACATCCTGCATCCCGGCAGCGGCCTGGACCTCCAGGGCGGCAAGGCACCGGACACCAGCGGCTCCGAGGGTACGGTCGACTTCCTGCTCGGCATCATCCCGACGACGCTGTTCTCGGCGCTGACCAACTCGCAGGTGCTCCAGACGCTGCTGGTCGCGCTCCTGGTCGGCTTCGCGATCCAGGCGATGGGCCAGACCGGCGAACCGATCCTGCGCGCGGTCGGCTTCCTCCAGCGCCTGGTGTTCCGGGTGCTCGCCATGGTCATGTGGGTCGCGCCGATCGGTGCCTTCGGCGCGATCGCGGCGGTGGTCGGCGAGACCGGCTGGAAGGCGCTGGCCGGGCTACTGCAAATCATGCTGGGCTTCTACCTGACCTGCGCGATCTTCGTGTTCCTGGTGCTCGGTCTGCTGCTCAAGCTGGTCACCGGGCTCAACATCTTCTCGGTGCTGCGCTATCTGGGCCGCGAGTTCCTGCTCATCCTGTCGACGTCGTCGTCGGAGTCGGCCCTGCCGCGGCTGATCGCGAAGATGGAGCACGTTGGAGTGTCACGCACGGTCGTCGGCATCACGGTGCCGACGGGCTATTCGTTCAACCTGGACGGCACGGCGATCTACCTCACGATGGCGTCGATCTTCGTCGCGGACGCGCTGAACAAGCCGCTCGCGGTGAGCGAGCAGATCGGCCTGCTGCTCTTCATGATCATTGCTTCGAAGGGCGCGGCCGGGGTGACCGGGGCGGGGTTGGCGACGCTGGCCGGCGGGTTGCAGTCGCACCGGCCTGACCTGGTCGACGGGGTCGGGCTGATCGTGGGGATCGACCGGTTCATGTCGGAGGCGCGGGCGCTGACCAACTTCGCCGGCAACGCCGTCGCGACGCTGCTGGTCGGTAAGTGGTCGGGCGAGTTCGACAAGGACCGCGCCGACCTGGTGCTGCGCGGCGACGACCCGTTCGACGAGGCGACGATGCTCGACGACGAGCCGGCGACGGAGGAGCGCGAGCCGGTGGTTGCCGCACAGCGGACTTCTGAACCGATCTAG
- a CDS encoding LURP-one-related/scramblase family protein: MYLIREKIFDIGDDFDITDDAGNRVFHVDGKVLSLRDKLVIEDQSGREVAAVHRKLIALRPTYTISIGGEEAAEMRKKLFTPFRDRYTIDVPGPDDLEMKGDLLDHEYEVELGGERVATVSKKWFSIRDTYAVDVAPGQNDLLILAGVLALDLAESRAERKRAEEARDKD, from the coding sequence ATGTACCTCATCCGGGAGAAGATCTTCGACATCGGCGACGACTTCGACATCACCGACGACGCGGGCAACAGGGTGTTCCACGTCGACGGCAAGGTGCTGAGCCTGCGCGACAAGCTCGTCATCGAGGACCAGTCGGGCCGCGAGGTGGCCGCCGTGCACCGCAAGCTGATCGCGCTGCGGCCGACCTACACGATCAGCATCGGTGGTGAAGAGGCCGCCGAGATGCGCAAGAAACTGTTCACGCCGTTCCGTGACAGATACACAATCGACGTGCCCGGCCCCGACGACCTCGAGATGAAGGGCGACCTGCTCGACCATGAGTACGAGGTCGAGCTGGGCGGCGAACGGGTCGCCACGGTCTCCAAGAAGTGGTTCTCGATCCGCGACACCTACGCGGTCGACGTCGCGCCGGGGCAGAACGACCTGCTGATCCTGGCCGGTGTGCTGGCCCTGGACCTGGCGGAGTCGCGGGCGGAACGCAAGCGGGCCGAGGAAGCGCGCGACAAAGACTGA